A single Montipora foliosa isolate CH-2021 chromosome 7, ASM3666993v2, whole genome shotgun sequence DNA region contains:
- the LOC138010149 gene encoding adenosine receptor A2a-like, protein MAAVRGTVDYWNMTSEESLVQVWLNIDNAETIFITVAVLATITFPVTTIGNFLVVLSVWMDPLRKLRSSPSNFIIFSMAVADLLVGLVASPLYVFFAWSLSHKYTNVSFRFSIFFASLINVSVGHILLLSIDRFFAVVTPLQYRAKVTSKRVCIVSVTCWIYFLLFGFVFSLLRKHYALMKTLYNAQIFCILICIVVISVFTLYSFHKYSHRTEALDEQHAGVPRQMILKRERTVSKAIAIVVSAFLFCFIPWVVVQMILYICFTCNLSLLMLAYFIAASVMYVNSAINPFLYAWRLPKYKQTFKHILKKRTCCGRYETREAVDHVEDTRL, encoded by the coding sequence ATGGCGGCTGTTCGAGGTACCGTTGACTACTGGAACATGACAAGTGAAGAATCTTTGGTTCAAGTTTGGCTCAATATCGATAACGCTGAGACAATCTTCATTACTGTTGCTGTTCTGGCTACGATCACGTTTCCAGTAACAACGATTGGAAATTTTCTAGTCGTTTTATCGGTTTGGATGGACCCTCTTCGGAAACTTCGATCTTCACCTTCAAACTTTATCATCTTTTCCATGGCTGTTGCAGATCTTTTGGTTGGTCTTGTTGCCTCTCCACTCTACGTGTTTTTCGCTTGGTCCTTATCACACAAGTACACCAACGTATCAtttcgtttttcaattttttttgcatcGCTAATAAACGTAAGTGTAGGTCATATACTTCTTCTCAGCATTGACAGATTCTTTGCTGTGGTGACTCCTCTCCAGTATCGAGCCAAAGTGACTAGTAAACGAGTCTGCATAGTTTCTGTGACGTGTTGGATTTATTTCTTATTGTTTGGGTTTGTGTTCTCGTTGTTGCGAAAGCATTATGCGCTAATGAAAACTCTTTATAATGCACAAATCTTCTGTATTCTCATCTGCATCGTGGTCATCAGCGTTTTCACTTTGTACAGCTTTCACAAGTATTCACACCGCACCGAAGCACTGGATGAGCAGCATGCAGGGGTACCTCGCCAAATGATACTCAAGAGAGAAAGGACCGTGAGCAAAGCTATTGCAATTGTCGTCTCTGCATTCTTATTCTGTTTCATTCCTTGGGTCGTCGTACAGATGATATTGTACATTTGCTTTACATGCAATTTGTCGTTGTTGATGCTTGCGTATTTTATCGCTGCCTCTGTCATGTACGTGAATTCTGCAATCAATCCATTTTTGTACGCTTGGAGACTTCCTAAATATAAACAGACATTCAAGCACATCTTAAAAAAGCGAACATGTTGCGGAAGGTATGAAACAAGGGAGGCCGTAGATCATGTTGAAGATACAAGGCTTTGA
- the LOC138010795 gene encoding uncharacterized protein has product MEFLEFVLPGQKRSKLVYWGTARAKANIIDTALLFGAQNNTQDSESDDVNSENDDEDLDNGDEQVTKDHQLDIEDEFLMFMMRLRLGLRLTDLSFRFSLSKATVSIILTTWLNYLFIHLGHLKIWPHRNVLVSHMPKDFEEKYPNNVCIIDCTELKIQVPSSLVKQSQSYSNYKSTNTLKSLVGVDAKGGFIFISQLYTGSISDKQIVYRCGLLNLLAQKVSLGDVLPGDAIMADKGFDIGSELSKLKLKLNIPPFLGSDTQFEESDVIKTQTIAQHRIHVERAIGKVRRFAIFSSPLPVAMLGSVNQLWSVCCLISNFMDPILE; this is encoded by the coding sequence ATGGAATTTCTCGAATTCGTTTTACCTGGTCAAAAGAGAAGCAAATTAGTATATTGGGGTACGGCACGTGCCAAAGCCAACATCATAGATACAGCTCTGCTatttggtgcacaaaacaatacgCAAGATTCAGAATCTGATGATGTTAACAGTgaaaatgatgatgaagatCTTGATAATGGGGATGAACAGGTGACAAAAGATCATCAATTAGATATTGAAGATGAATTTTTAATGTTCATGATGAGACTCAGATTAGGCCTCAGATTAACTGATTTGTCATTTCGCTTTTCACTTTCCAAAGCCACGGTGAGTATCATTCTCACAACATGGTTGAATTACTTATTCATACACCTCGGGCACCTGAAGATATGGCCGCATAGAAATGTACTGGTCTCTCATATGCCCaaagattttgaagaaaagtatcctaaCAATGTTTGTATAATTGACTGCACTGAGCTTAAGATACAGGTACCCTCATCTCTTGTCAAACAATCCCAAAGCTATTCTAACTATAAGAGTACCAATACTCTCAAGAGTCTGGTTGGTGTAGATGCTAAGGggggtttcatctttatctccCAGTTATACACTGGATCAATTTCAGACAAACAAATTGTTTATAGATGTGGCTTGTTGAATTTACTGGCTCAAAAAGTATCCTTGGGGGACGTTTTACCTGGTGATGCTATCATGGCTGATAAAGGCTTTGACATAGGATCTGAACTCAGcaaactaaaattaaaattgaatatACCACCATTTTTGGGGTCAGATACACAATTTGAAGAATCTGATGTGATAAAAACCCAAACAATTGCTCAGCATCGCATTCATGTTGAAAGGGCCATTGGCAAAGTAAGGAGGTTTGCTATTTTTTCCAGCCCCTTACCTGTGGCTATGCTTGGCTCCGTTAATCAACTGTGGTCAGTTTGTTGTTTGATTAGCAATTTTATGGATCCAATACTGGAGTAA
- the LOC138010150 gene encoding trace amine-associated receptor 3-like, with protein MAAVRGIVDYWNMTSEEALVQVWLNIDNAEAIFSSVAVLATITFPMTAFGNFLVVLSVWMDPLRKLRSSPSNFIIFSMAVADLLVGLVTSPLHAFLAWALLHKYTNASFGFLKFFATLINISVGHILLFSIDRFFAVVTPLEYRAKVTTKRVCIVSVACWIYFVLFGIVFSLLRKHYALMETLYNVQILCILICIVVINVFTLYRFHKYSHSTEALDEQHAGVPRQMILQRERTVSKAIAIVISAFLLCFIPWFIVHSS; from the coding sequence ATGGCGGCTGTTCGAGGTATCGTTGACTATTGGAACATGACAAGTGAAGAAGCTTTGGTTCAAGTTTGGCTCAATATCGATAATGCTGAGGCCATCTTCAGTAGTGTTGCTGTTCTGGCGACGATCACTTTTCCAATGACAGCTTTTGGAAATTTTCTAGTCGTTTTATCGGTTTGGATGGACCCTCTTCGGAAACTTCGATCTTCGCCTTCGAACTTTATCATCTTCTCAATGGCTGTTGCAGATCTTTTGGTTGGTCTTGTTACTTCTCCACTCCATGCCTTTTTGGCTTGGGCATTATTGCACAAGTACACCAACGCATCATTTgggtttttaaagttctttgcAACGCTAATAAACATAAGTGTAGGTCATATACTTCTTTTCAGCATTGACAGATTCTTTGCTGTGGTGACTCCTCTGGAGTATCGAGCCAAAGTGACTACTAAACGAGTCTGCATCGTTTCTGTCGCGTGTTGGATTTATTTCGTATTGTTTGGAATTGTGTTTTCGTTGTTGCGAAAGCATTATGCGCTAATGGAAACTCTTTATAATGTACAAATCTTGTGTATTCTCATCTGCATCGTGGTCATCAACGTTTTCACTTTGTACCGTTTTCACAAGTATTCACACAGCACCGAAGCACTGGATGAGCAGCATGCAGGGGTACCTCGCCAAATGATACTCCAGAGAGAAAGGACTGTGAGCAAAGCTATTGCAATTGTCATCTCTGCATTTTTATTGTGCTTCATTCCTTGGTTCATAGTACATAGTTCATAG